From a single Maylandia zebra isolate NMK-2024a linkage group LG3, Mzebra_GT3a, whole genome shotgun sequence genomic region:
- the LOC101478436 gene encoding heterogeneous nuclear ribonucleoproteins C1/C2, with amino-acid sequence MDWSSSSSSSLMASSNVTNKTDPHSLNSRVFIGNLNTLLVTKADVEAIFSKYGKIFGCSVHKGYAFVQYSNERNARAAVAGEDGRMIVGQVLDINLAGEPKPHRSKTVKRSAGDMYSSSFDLDYDFQRDYYDRMYSYQSRVPPPPPPLSRAVIPSKRPRVSLSSGGSRRTKTSFSSSSSKSSQRTSRTMKADDLQTIKRELTQIKHKVDYLLESLDHMEKDHSKKSEMKSSKPEPGEVSPLHSSTSSKKEDSLKRGKESRELNDSEEEGDLLEDEDETKSRGREDDDDDEGEQEEGEDDSANGDES; translated from the exons ATGGA TTGgtcatcatcctcctcctccagcctgATGGCCAGCAGCAACGTGACCAACAAGACCGACCCCCACTCCCTCAACTCCCGCGTCTTCATCGGCAACCTCAACACCCTGCTGGTCACCAAGGCCGATGTGGAGGCGATCTTCTCCAAGTACGGCAAGATCTTCGGCTGCTCCGTCCACAAGGGCTACGCCTTCGTCCAGTACTCCAACGAGAGGAACGCCAGGGCCGCCGTGGCCGGGGAGGACGGCCGCATGATCGTTGGACAGGTGCTAg ACATCAATCTGGCAGGTGAACCGAAGCCTCATAGATCGAAGACAGTGAAGCGATCTGCAGGAGACATGTACAG TTCATCTTTTGATTTGGACTACGACTTCCAAAGAGATTACTATGACAG AATGTACTCCTACCAGTCCCGggtgcctcctcctcctccccctctgtcCCGCGCGGTCATCCCCTCCAAACGTCCCAGGGTGAGCCTGAGCAGCGGAGGGAGCCGACGAACCAAGACcagcttctcctcctcctcctccaagaGCAGCCAGAGAACTTCACGTACAA TGAAGGCAGATGATCTACAGACCATAAAAAGGGAGCTTACACAGATCAAACACAAGGTGGACTACCTGTTGGAGAGCTTAGACCACATGGAGAAGGACCACAGCAAGAAATCAG AGATGAAAAGCTCCAAACCTGAGCCAGGTGAAGTGTCTCCTCTTCACTCATCTACCTCCAGCAAGAAGGAAGACAGTCTGAAGAGGGGCAAAGAGAGCCGGGAGCTGAATGActcagaggaggagggggaccTGCTGGAGGATGAAGATGAG acgaaaagcagagggagagaggacgatgatgatgatgaaggtgaGCAGGAGGAAGGAGAAGACGATAGTGCTAACGGAGATGAATCCTGa
- the si:ch211-63p21.2 gene encoding FH1/FH2 domain-containing protein 1 has translation MKELEQSKELTWDFDQSWSSLLTPAARLCLNTLDFSDLWDEEDSTEDEGTLTTIKSSICLRAPPAPPPLPPPPPPPPSLASPLPSASPKDGTVKSRTLKLHWRELQNLAPLPRMTRFGTQTIWARLEPVNLDKNHLEYLFKSKANSSSLNIVSGRQKQPSISVLGVKRSNIITIALSSLPPARLLPPAIYSMDSCVLEREDIQRLQALIPTEEELCLIKEAKAQNPNASLAPAELCLLTLGEIPHLSTRLQLWAFALDYDSLEREIAEPLFHLKLGMEQLAASQTFKYILATVLAIGNFLNGCKARGFELSYLGKLSQVRDTHTRQPLLHHVCVLLLQLYPESSDLYSDITAVTKGGKCDYSQVQSNFTQLESLCKASWEQVKLLNKADEKRKGGKGEKMKGIGDEALAPDGSLRHRLPKILKECEERLKVLRAVHRRVINRFHSFLLFLGYSRAMVRDTKPEDFCKTISNFSLEYRTMQQAILLQRERERERQKNATESPGPNTPVGKRKNQQTPSKDNDEQGRLEEVLRTPESMSRLDVTLPRNRKRMADLQGAFSRKMKW, from the exons ATGAAGGAGCTGGAACAATCCAAAGAGCTGACCTGGGATTTTGACCAATCCTGGAGTTCATTGCTAACACCAGCTGCACGCCTCTGTCTCAACACCTTGGATTTTTCCGACCTCTGGGATGAGgaagacagcacagaggatgAGGGAACCCTAACAACTATCAAATCATCAATTTGTCTCCGAGCACCTCCGgcgccccctcctcttcctcccccacctccccctcctccttctctcgCCTCACCTTTGCCCTCAGCTTCACCTAAAGATGGTACCGTTAAGTCTCGCACTTTGAAGCTTCACTGGAGGGAGCTGCAGAATCTGGCACCGCTCCCCAGGATGACACGCTTTGGGACTCAGACCATTTGGGCCAGACTCGAGCCGGTGAATTTGGATAAAAACCATCTGGAGTACTTGTTTAAGTCTAAAGCCAATAGCAGCAGTCTGAACATTGTTTCAGGGCGGCAG AAGCAGCCATCAATATCGGTGTTGGGAGTGAAGCGCAGCAACATCATAACTATTGCCCTGAGCAGCTTGCCCCCTGCGCGCCTCCTCCCCCCTGCTATCTACAGCATGGACAGCTGTGTGTTAGAAAGAGAGGACATTCAG CGTCTTCAGGCACTGATCCCGACTGAAGAGGAACTCTGCCTGATCAAAGAGGCCAAGGCCCAGAACCCTAATGCCTCTCTGGCACCGGCTGAGCTTTGCCTCCTCACTTTGGGGGAAATCCCACACTTGAGCACCAGGCTTCAGCTTTGGGCCTTTGCTCTGGATTACGACTCCTTGGAGAGG GAAATTGCTGAGCCTCTCTTCCATCTGAAGTTGGGCATGGAACAACTGGCAGCCAGCCAGACCTTCAAGTACATCCTGGCGACAGTGCTAGCGATCGGTAACTTTCTCAACGGATGTAAG GCCCGTGGTTTTGAGCTGAGTTACCTGGGGAAGCTGTCTCAGGTAagggacacacacactcgcCAGCCCCTGCTGCACCACGTCTGCGTGTTACTGCTGCAGCTCTATCCAGAATCCTCTGACCTCTACTCGGACATCACCGCGGTTACTAAAGGTGGAAAG TGTGACTACTCCCAAGTCCAGTCTAACTTTACCCAGCTGGAGAGCCTGTGCAAAGCATCATGGGAGCAGGTGAAGCTGCTGAATAAAGCCGACGAAAAGAGGAAAGGAGGAAAGGGGGAAAAGATGAAAGGGATAGGTGATGAGGCCCTGGCCCCGGACGGTTCGCTCCGTCACAGGCTTCCGAAGATTCTGAAAGAGTGTGAGGAAAGGCTGAAAGTCCTAAGAGCCGTCCATCGTAGGGTTATCAACAG gTTCCACTCTTTTCTCCTGTTCCTTGGCTACTCCCGGGCCATGGTGAGGGACACCAAACCGGAGGACTTCTGCAAAACCATCAGTAACTTTTCCCTGGAGTACAGGACCATGCAACAGGCTATCCTactgcagagagaaagagagcgggAGCGACAGAAAAATGCGACCGAAAGCCCGGGTCCAAACACCCCtgtaggaaaaagaaaaaatcaacaAACTCCATCAAAG GACAATGATGAGCAGGGTAGGCTGGAGGAGGTACTGAGAACACCCGAGTCCATGTCAAGATTGGATGTTACTTTGCCTCGAAACAGGAAGAGGATGGCTGACCTCCAAG GTGCATTTTCTCGGAAAATGAAGTGGTGA